One genomic segment of Desulfocapsa sulfexigens DSM 10523 includes these proteins:
- a CDS encoding NlpC/P60 family protein: MKNAIRSFTTSFLFLLTVLSIVTGCSSVQHTSRTSIEVVKMPTAVNLQDSDFVKSTLLEQYKEWYRTPYRMGGLNKRGIDCSGFTYVTFRSKLGRILPRTTDLQVQTGRQVARRNLQIGDLVFFKTSLFYKHVGVYLGDSKFLHASTSSGVIISNLNDRYWNENYWTARRIDS; this comes from the coding sequence ATGAAAAACGCTATACGTTCTTTTACCACCTCTTTTCTTTTTCTACTCACCGTCCTTTCCATAGTAACGGGTTGCTCTTCAGTGCAACATACCTCAAGGACATCGATTGAAGTTGTGAAAATGCCAACTGCTGTTAATTTGCAGGACAGCGATTTTGTCAAATCAACTTTATTGGAGCAGTATAAAGAATGGTATCGAACACCATACCGGATGGGTGGCTTAAACAAACGCGGTATTGACTGTTCCGGCTTTACGTATGTCACTTTCCGTTCAAAACTCGGACGTATTCTTCCCCGAACAACGGATTTACAAGTTCAGACAGGACGGCAGGTGGCTCGGAGAAATTTACAGATCGGTGACCTTGTGTTCTTCAAAACAAGCCTCTTTTACAAACATGTGGGCGTATACCTGGGAGATTCAAAATTCCTTCATGCCTCCACAAGCAGTGGAGTGATCATCTCAAACCTGAACGACCGGTACTGGAATGAAAACTATTGGACAGCAAGGCGTATTGACAGCTGA
- a CDS encoding CsgG/HfaB family protein — protein MKKSILAGLTLIVVLILPLSWAAAENTIPAPPAGNLRYSITVTEFKNEAGWHGRWSVGDGMKTVMTNLLHESGWFIVLGDGEMRQAAMAEQDFAASGRTAQGKKTAKIGRMTPAQLLVRGSITHVQDDTGSGGGGLSFQGFSIGGSAGKAEMNVTIYLVDSETGQVKASTDVVGVSGKRGFTVGYHGGALGGLGGNFGGAEKDNVGKALEDAVGQAVIFLIKQLEGIPWEGSVILAKGDKIVINRGSREGVEVGRQFNVGSVEELVDPDTGEVLDSEMTVAGTIKVTSTKEKISYCAPVSGGSLTKGMSVFPVDR, from the coding sequence ATGAAGAAATCAATATTGGCTGGATTGACTCTGATCGTTGTACTTATTTTACCTCTAAGCTGGGCAGCAGCGGAAAATACTATTCCGGCACCTCCTGCCGGTAATCTACGATACTCTATCACAGTTACAGAATTCAAGAACGAAGCTGGGTGGCATGGTCGCTGGAGTGTCGGAGATGGCATGAAGACTGTTATGACCAATCTTCTCCACGAATCTGGATGGTTTATAGTGCTTGGTGATGGCGAGATGAGACAGGCTGCCATGGCAGAGCAGGATTTTGCTGCATCAGGTCGTACAGCTCAGGGCAAGAAAACTGCCAAGATCGGCCGAATGACTCCCGCGCAACTTCTTGTGCGTGGCTCCATCACTCACGTTCAGGATGACACTGGAAGTGGTGGCGGTGGCTTAAGTTTTCAGGGCTTTAGTATTGGCGGTTCTGCAGGAAAAGCTGAAATGAATGTTACCATATATCTGGTTGATTCGGAAACAGGACAGGTGAAGGCATCCACCGACGTTGTTGGTGTTTCCGGCAAAAGGGGCTTTACCGTCGGGTATCACGGTGGAGCACTTGGCGGCTTGGGTGGCAACTTTGGCGGAGCTGAAAAAGATAATGTGGGCAAGGCACTCGAAGATGCCGTCGGTCAGGCTGTTATCTTCCTTATCAAGCAGCTTGAGGGGATCCCCTGGGAAGGCTCTGTTATTCTGGCGAAAGGTGACAAGATTGTTATCAATCGTGGTAGTCGTGAAGGTGTGGAAGTCGGCAGGCAGTTTAATGTTGGCTCAGTGGAAGAACTGGTTGACCCTGATACCGGTGAGGTTCTCGATTCTGAGATGACGGTCGCTGGTACCATCAAGGTTACAAGTACAAAAGAGAAAATATCCTACTGTGCCCCTGTTTCAGGAGGCAGTCTAACCAAGGGGATGTCTGTTTTTCCAGTAGATCGATAA
- the aroA gene encoding 3-phosphoshikimate 1-carboxyvinyltransferase gives MIEIKPVSKVDATVVVPGSKSLTQRALIAAALADGTSKLIGPLASEDTSYTSKALEQMGILVERGENSWVVHGSGGKLVTPEEDIFLGNNGTATRFLTSVTALGQGDFRIDGEERMQERPIGPLMEALQGWGVDIASVNGTGCPPLHLKSKGITGGATILPEGKSSQYVSSLLLVAPYAAQPATLEVNGEVLSKPYVAMTLSVMSDFGVSVECNEAFTSFTIPQGCYRAMEYEIEGDASNASYFWAAAAITGGRVTVANVPVPSLQGDADLAPLLARMGCEISLDGGGITLRGRDHLDGITVDMGNMPDVVPTLAVVAAFAHGKTVITNIAHLRIKECDRLSATLTELTKMGARVEEGDDFMVIHGDGGACLHGAEIETYNDHRMAMSFAVAGLRVPGVKIRGENCVAKSFPTFWESFGELG, from the coding sequence ATGATAGAAATAAAACCAGTGTCTAAAGTTGATGCCACCGTTGTTGTGCCAGGATCAAAAAGTCTGACTCAACGTGCTTTGATTGCAGCTGCCCTTGCAGATGGAACAAGTAAACTTATCGGGCCCCTTGCAAGTGAAGATACAAGCTATACGTCGAAAGCTCTTGAACAGATGGGGATTTTAGTCGAGAGGGGTGAGAATTCCTGGGTTGTTCACGGCAGTGGTGGAAAACTTGTAACTCCTGAAGAAGATATCTTTCTAGGAAATAATGGAACCGCCACTCGTTTTCTCACTTCGGTTACAGCGCTTGGCCAGGGTGATTTCCGGATTGACGGTGAAGAACGCATGCAGGAACGACCGATCGGGCCGCTTATGGAGGCTTTGCAGGGCTGGGGCGTTGATATTGCATCTGTGAACGGGACAGGATGTCCCCCGCTGCACCTCAAGAGTAAGGGAATAACAGGTGGAGCAACAATTCTTCCTGAAGGCAAGTCAAGTCAGTATGTTTCATCCCTGCTGCTTGTTGCACCCTATGCTGCGCAACCAGCTACTCTGGAAGTGAATGGAGAGGTACTGTCTAAACCCTATGTTGCCATGACTCTGTCGGTGATGTCCGATTTTGGCGTGAGTGTTGAATGTAATGAAGCTTTCACCTCTTTCACTATTCCCCAGGGCTGCTATCGGGCTATGGAATATGAAATTGAGGGGGATGCGTCCAATGCATCATATTTCTGGGCTGCGGCAGCCATAACAGGAGGGCGGGTCACCGTGGCAAATGTGCCGGTGCCTTCTTTACAGGGAGATGCTGACCTGGCACCGCTTCTTGCCAGGATGGGGTGCGAGATAAGTCTGGACGGTGGCGGTATTACATTGAGAGGACGTGACCATCTGGACGGTATTACGGTGGACATGGGAAATATGCCGGATGTGGTACCAACACTAGCAGTGGTTGCAGCCTTTGCCCATGGCAAAACTGTCATTACCAATATTGCTCATCTGCGCATCAAGGAGTGTGACAGACTCTCCGCCACCCTGACTGAACTGACAAAAATGGGAGCCAGAGTTGAGGAGGGTGATGATTTTATGGTGATCCATGGCGACGGTGGTGCATGCCTGCACGGAGCTGAGATTGAAACCTATAACGATCATAGGATGGCCATGAGTTTTGCCGTAGCAGGACTTCGTGTTCCTGGTGTCAAGATACGAGGAGAGAATTGTGTCGCCAAATCCTTTCCAACCTTCTGGGAAAGCTTTGGTGAACTTGGCTGA
- a CDS encoding shikimate dehydrogenase, with protein sequence MAISGTTVLYGIIGNPVTHSLSPAMHNAALAALGIDAVYLPFPASDIAAAVTGIRGLGIQGLSVTIPHKESVMALLDTVDPVAVKIGAVNTIVNTEKVLTGLNTDWLGATRALEEEIDLSGAHAVILGAGGSARAIGFGLLEKGASITLCSRTESRGRRLADELHCPWISLEESDRLRGDVLINATSVGMVPQIENTPVSEEVTSQFQVVMDIVYAPMKTRLLREAEAGGCKIINGLEMLLYQGVAQFEIWTGKDAPVSVMRKALVEVLARKK encoded by the coding sequence ATGGCTATTAGTGGTACAACAGTTTTGTATGGCATAATTGGAAATCCGGTGACTCATTCATTGAGTCCTGCCATGCACAATGCCGCCCTGGCAGCATTGGGTATTGATGCGGTGTATCTTCCCTTTCCGGCATCTGATATCGCCGCTGCGGTTACCGGTATACGTGGTCTCGGGATACAGGGACTCAGCGTTACCATTCCTCATAAAGAGAGCGTTATGGCTCTGCTTGATACTGTTGATCCAGTTGCCGTTAAAATTGGTGCAGTAAATACCATTGTGAATACGGAAAAAGTACTCACTGGACTGAATACGGATTGGCTGGGAGCAACCCGTGCTTTAGAAGAAGAAATTGATCTGAGTGGTGCACACGCTGTGATCCTTGGTGCCGGTGGTTCAGCGCGGGCCATTGGTTTTGGGTTATTGGAAAAGGGTGCGTCCATAACTCTTTGTAGTCGTACTGAGTCACGTGGTCGCAGATTAGCCGATGAATTGCACTGTCCCTGGATTTCCCTTGAGGAAAGCGATAGGTTGCGTGGGGACGTTTTAATCAATGCCACATCTGTTGGGATGGTTCCCCAGATAGAAAATACTCCTGTTTCTGAAGAGGTTACCTCCCAATTTCAGGTAGTAATGGATATTGTGTATGCTCCCATGAAGACCCGGTTGCTCAGGGAAGCGGAAGCGGGTGGTTGTAAAATAATCAATGGGCTTGAGATGCTTTTGTACCAGGGTGTCGCGCAATTCGAGATCTGGACGGGAAAGGATGCTCCTGTTTCAGTTATGCGTAAAGCACTTGTGGAAGTTCTTGCTCGGAAAAAATAA
- the aroD gene encoding type I 3-dehydroquinate dehydratase — protein sequence MKSHSRICVSIGRSSIDDALAIADSVAAQADVLEIRLDFLHTPAVSPFVNTLRTPLLFTNRPDWEGGEFVGKEEQRIGPLLEAVTENCGYVDLELLAPDDSHQRMRMALQESRTKLILSWHNFKDTPTREELVGRMALMQDKGADIGKIITTAHSHRDVLRVLQLQEVAEQLGFPLIAFCMGRPGVVSRVATCELGGYMTYCSVSDDEATAPGQLSVGSLREIHFLMRV from the coding sequence ATGAAATCTCACTCCCGTATATGTGTCTCCATCGGTCGCTCCAGTATCGATGATGCTCTGGCCATCGCAGACTCCGTCGCTGCCCAGGCCGATGTTCTTGAAATTCGACTTGATTTTTTGCACACGCCAGCTGTGTCCCCCTTTGTCAATACCCTGCGGACACCTCTTCTTTTTACGAATAGACCGGATTGGGAAGGTGGGGAATTTGTAGGAAAAGAAGAGCAGCGAATAGGACCATTGCTTGAGGCCGTTACGGAAAATTGCGGATACGTTGATCTGGAACTTCTTGCCCCCGATGATTCTCACCAGAGGATGCGTATGGCTCTGCAGGAGAGTAGGACGAAGCTTATTCTTTCCTGGCATAATTTTAAAGATACTCCAACGCGTGAAGAATTGGTTGGACGCATGGCTCTGATGCAGGATAAGGGAGCTGATATCGGAAAAATTATTACAACGGCTCATTCGCATCGAGATGTATTACGGGTTCTGCAGCTCCAGGAAGTGGCAGAACAGCTCGGTTTCCCGTTGATTGCCTTTTGCATGGGACGCCCGGGAGTGGTGAGCCGTGTGGCTACCTGTGAGCTCGGCGGATATATGACCTACTGTTCGGTGAGTGATGATGAGGCCACGGCCCCTGGACAGTTGTCCGTCGGAAGTTTGCGTGAAATTCATTTCTTGATGAGAGTCTAG
- a CDS encoding YkvA family protein, whose protein sequence is MTSSPKNSPGQLPLWGRIQSWARLLFRRDTPWKVKAILAFAILYILSPFDLVPDWIVGFGLLDDLTVVSLLVAWAIKIAEKKTK, encoded by the coding sequence ATGACTTCGTCACCGAAAAACAGCCCAGGTCAGTTACCGTTATGGGGCAGGATTCAGTCATGGGCGCGTCTTCTTTTTAGACGTGATACACCATGGAAGGTGAAGGCTATTCTGGCTTTTGCAATTCTCTATATTCTCTCTCCCTTTGATCTTGTTCCAGACTGGATTGTGGGCTTTGGCTTGCTTGATGATCTCACAGTAGTCTCTCTTCTTGTGGCCTGGGCTATAAAAATCGCTGAAAAGAAAACAAAATAG
- a CDS encoding dihydroorotate dehydrogenase: protein MASQVNGVDLRVSIGTLSLRNPVMTASGTFGYAREFMPYVNLHRLGAVVVKGISLEPRSGNPPPRIVETSAGMLNAIGLENVGVERFISDKMASLQGIPVPVFVNILGDTLDEYKEIAARLAGVQGVSGIEVNISCPNVKKGGVAFGTVPEMAAAVTSAVKAESTVPVVVKLSPNVTDISAIARSVEDAGADAVSLINTLIGMAIDSRSRRPRLANVIGGLSGPAIKPVALRMVYQVAQAVSIPVIGIGGIETAEDVVEFMLAGATAVQIGTANFVNPRASEDAVEGLAHYVAEQKLGSVRELIGGLILP from the coding sequence ATGGCAAGTCAAGTAAACGGTGTTGACCTGAGGGTCTCCATCGGAACGCTCAGTCTTAGAAATCCTGTAATGACCGCATCGGGAACATTTGGCTATGCCAGAGAGTTCATGCCCTACGTTAATCTTCATCGTCTGGGGGCTGTGGTAGTAAAGGGAATTTCTCTTGAGCCGCGATCCGGTAACCCGCCACCGAGAATTGTTGAAACATCCGCTGGGATGTTGAATGCCATTGGACTTGAAAACGTTGGTGTTGAACGTTTTATCTCTGACAAAATGGCATCGTTGCAGGGTATTCCTGTTCCTGTCTTTGTTAACATTCTTGGCGATACGCTTGATGAGTACAAAGAGATAGCCGCTCGTCTTGCAGGGGTTCAGGGAGTTTCTGGTATTGAGGTGAATATTTCATGTCCGAATGTGAAAAAAGGTGGTGTAGCCTTTGGAACGGTTCCGGAGATGGCTGCTGCCGTTACCAGTGCAGTGAAAGCCGAATCAACTGTTCCCGTTGTTGTGAAGCTTTCTCCAAATGTTACTGATATTAGTGCTATTGCCCGTTCCGTTGAGGATGCCGGAGCTGATGCGGTTTCCCTTATTAACACCCTGATTGGTATGGCAATTGATTCTCGCAGCAGACGTCCCCGTCTCGCCAACGTAATAGGAGGCTTGTCTGGTCCTGCAATAAAACCCGTTGCTCTGCGAATGGTTTATCAGGTGGCACAGGCTGTCTCTATTCCGGTCATTGGCATCGGAGGTATTGAAACTGCCGAGGATGTTGTTGAGTTTATGCTCGCAGGGGCTACAGCGGTTCAAATCGGTACAGCTAATTTTGTCAATCCACGGGCCAGTGAGGATGCCGTCGAGGGGCTGGCTCATTACGTTGCTGAACAGAAACTCGGATCCGTAAGAGAGTTGATTGGAGGGCTTATTCTTCCCTGA
- a CDS encoding dihydroorotate dehydrogenase electron transfer subunit: MSQFQEKTQIIRIERFASDIVRLTLDSPDITSLAQPGQFVMVRTGNSNDPLLRRPFSISQTSNGKHFQILFKVVGRGTSLLAHCREGEYLSILGPLGQGFRVDCQRTHCLVGGGMGIAPLLFLGKYLSRKCTSNPPLVILGARTREELDPLVNDFNELGLSVHSATDDGTLGHHGLVTDVLKGLDLGPNCQAYVCGPHPMMAAVHLLCKDRGYACQVSMETSMACGMGACLGCIVPVERGGYAHACCDGPVFDAKELLWQVK, translated from the coding sequence ATGTCTCAATTCCAGGAAAAAACACAGATTATTCGCATTGAGCGTTTCGCTTCAGATATTGTCCGCTTGACACTGGACTCCCCTGATATTACCTCCCTTGCCCAACCTGGACAATTTGTCATGGTCCGAACCGGTAATAGCAACGATCCCTTGCTCCGTCGACCCTTCTCTATCTCACAGACCAGTAATGGAAAACATTTTCAGATTCTTTTTAAGGTGGTTGGAAGAGGGACTTCACTGCTCGCTCACTGTCGTGAGGGAGAATACCTTTCTATTCTAGGTCCTCTCGGTCAAGGTTTTAGAGTGGACTGCCAGCGTACCCATTGCCTGGTTGGTGGCGGTATGGGCATTGCGCCGCTCCTTTTTCTCGGAAAATATTTGTCACGTAAATGCACCAGTAATCCTCCCCTCGTTATTTTAGGCGCCAGAACCCGTGAGGAACTTGATCCACTTGTTAATGATTTCAACGAACTTGGTCTGTCTGTCCATTCCGCAACGGATGATGGGACATTAGGGCATCATGGCCTGGTTACCGATGTCTTGAAAGGTCTTGATTTAGGACCTAACTGCCAGGCTTACGTTTGTGGGCCTCATCCCATGATGGCTGCGGTTCATCTCTTGTGTAAGGATAGAGGGTATGCTTGTCAGGTGTCCATGGAGACTAGCATGGCGTGTGGAATGGGAGCGTGCCTTGGATGCATTGTGCCTGTGGAAAGGGGTGGTTACGCACATGCCTGCTGTGATGGCCCTGTTTTTGACGCGAAGGAGCTACTATGGCAAGTCAAGTAA
- a CDS encoding prepilin peptidase, with protein MDIMLFVLITAFSFGAIVGSFLNVVILRLPNEGESIVFPASHCTSCMTNLRWYENIPILSFLALRGRCSHCREKISFQYPVVEMSMALLSTATVYQFGLSIATIGYFIFSAALLVIIWIDIYHQIIPDLISLPGIVLGFLFSLVSPVLSWQDSLIGILTGGGILYIIAFLYFLWRRVDGMGGGDIKLLAMIGAFLGWQSLPFVIFASSLTGTVVGLGAMIKQKKGAQTRIPFGPFLSVAALTYLFFQQEIILLYELYVNMAY; from the coding sequence ATGGATATTATGCTCTTCGTTCTTATCACAGCCTTCTCCTTCGGGGCAATTGTCGGAAGCTTCCTGAACGTCGTTATTCTTCGTCTGCCAAATGAAGGGGAATCAATCGTATTTCCAGCTTCACACTGTACCAGTTGCATGACGAATCTTCGCTGGTATGAAAATATCCCAATATTGAGTTTCCTGGCACTTCGCGGCAGATGCAGCCACTGCCGTGAAAAAATTTCATTTCAATATCCTGTAGTTGAAATGAGCATGGCACTGCTCTCAACAGCCACCGTATACCAGTTCGGACTCAGTATCGCAACTATCGGCTATTTTATATTTAGCGCAGCACTACTTGTCATTATCTGGATCGATATTTACCACCAGATTATCCCTGACCTTATCTCCCTGCCAGGAATCGTCCTCGGTTTTCTCTTTTCATTGGTCAGCCCCGTCCTATCCTGGCAGGATTCACTCATCGGCATACTTACCGGTGGTGGAATTCTTTATATCATTGCCTTTCTCTATTTTCTATGGCGCAGAGTAGATGGTATGGGTGGGGGAGATATCAAACTGCTTGCCATGATTGGTGCCTTTCTTGGCTGGCAGTCTCTGCCTTTTGTAATTTTTGCAAGTTCACTCACTGGTACAGTAGTTGGCCTGGGAGCCATGATCAAACAGAAAAAAGGTGCCCAGACACGGATACCTTTCGGTCCATTCCTCTCCGTTGCGGCCCTTACTTACTTATTCTTCCAGCAAGAAATTATTCTGTTATATGAACTCTATGTAAACATGGCTTATTAG
- a CDS encoding flavodoxin family protein: MSQKRILIVSYSYSHQTRNLLKKLIRGLEKCEIEVTWERLVPVQELRFPIGTIPATVLMMFQTFLRKRYPVQPVDSKIFIDWDLIIIAGPTWSYNPSGIILSFLDLYGEKLFANQEVLPMISCRGYWRVHFWGLRSLLRKCGAKTVVNPIVFKHPTSEPWNTIGVFLKLAGKMPERGKGWFRKYYPKYGHSRKQFASAQELGKKLGNDLNSGINPSDLHFETPVPTEKI; the protein is encoded by the coding sequence GTGTCACAAAAAAGAATACTCATAGTTTCCTACTCCTACAGCCATCAGACACGGAATCTGCTCAAAAAACTGATTAGAGGACTGGAAAAATGTGAAATTGAAGTTACATGGGAGAGACTGGTTCCAGTACAGGAATTACGTTTTCCCATTGGTACAATTCCTGCCACAGTTCTTATGATGTTTCAGACTTTTTTACGCAAGCGTTATCCAGTACAACCTGTTGATTCAAAAATTTTTATTGACTGGGATTTGATTATTATTGCAGGGCCAACCTGGTCCTATAATCCCTCAGGAATTATCCTCTCATTTTTAGATCTTTACGGTGAAAAGTTGTTTGCCAATCAGGAAGTGCTGCCAATGATCTCGTGCCGTGGCTATTGGCGCGTTCATTTTTGGGGACTGCGCTCGCTGTTAAGGAAATGCGGAGCAAAAACTGTTGTTAATCCCATAGTCTTTAAACATCCAACGTCTGAGCCGTGGAATACCATCGGAGTCTTTTTGAAACTTGCCGGAAAGATGCCTGAACGTGGTAAAGGCTGGTTTCGCAAATATTATCCAAAGTATGGACATAGTAGAAAACAGTTTGCGAGTGCACAGGAGCTAGGGAAAAAACTGGGAAATGATCTGAATTCAGGAATAAATCCATCTGATCTGCACTTTGAAACACCAGTGCCAACAGAAAAAATATAG